CGTGTGCTCATCGGAAGTGTCATAATGCGGCTAAATTTCAGCACTGTATATGATGAAAAGCTACCGTATTTAGTTAATGATTGGTGATAACACACACGTTTACCCAGCATATCCGACGGAACTTGTGAGCCAGCTTTAATAACAATTCCAGCACCATCAACGCCTGGAATATATCCGGCTTGCCAATCTAACGGGTTATTGTCTATAAACTTCCAGTCAACGGGATTAATAGATGCGACTTTATTCAAAACAATTATTTCATCCGGTTCAATGATTTGAGGTGGCTTCACTTTAGAAAGAAGCAGCGGACGAGCTGCTTCTGTAAATTGCCACGCCAGTTGGCAACTTTTCATATTAAATATCCCATTGCGGTGAAAAGTCCGGGTTGGCTTGACGTTCTTTTCTATCAAGCTTGTTGATAGCGTTGAGCTCTTCTGAACTCAGTTTTAATGATTGACCGGCTAAATTTGTTAAAAGATTGGAACGTTTAGTTGAAGAAGGTATGGTTGATAATCCATTTGATAACGACCATGCAATAACTACTTCTGCTGGTGTACATCCTTTATTATTAGCAATATCAACAATTGTTTTATCTTTTAGAACTTTACCTACCGCAAATGGCATATACCCTGTTGTATGGATATTTTGGGCCTCACAATATGCTCGCAATTTTTCGTTCGTTAGATAAGGATGAACTTCTACTTGGTTTGTAAATATCTGTGAAGCTGGTAACGTTTTTAGAGCTTCTTCCATTAACGCTATTGTAAAATTAGATACCCCAATATGCTTAGCCAATTTTTCATTTTTTGCCTTAGCTAACTCTGTCAAATACACTTTCATTGGTTCGTTGTTCTCTGGTGCTGGCCAATGAATAAGCAGTAAATCAAGATAATCTGTTTGAAGTTTTTTCAAACTCTCACGAACACTTTTTTGAAAAGAATGAGGGTTTAAATTTGAGTTCCAAACTTTTGTGGTAATAAAAAGTTCACTTCGTTTAACCCCGCTATCAGCAATTGCTTGACCAACTTCAGCTTCATTACCGTAAATTTGCGCGGTATCTATATGTCTATAACCAAGCTCTAATGCCATTTTTACTGAATTATAAGCAACATCGCCCTCTAATCGAAAAGTGCCCATCCCCAAAACGGGCATTTCATTATTTATTAATATCATTTGGATTCCTTTATTTATGAAAAATAGGTAGAACTAACTCGGAAATTGCT
The sequence above is a segment of the Catenovulum adriaticum genome. Coding sequences within it:
- the dkgB gene encoding 2,5-didehydrogluconate reductase DkgB, with protein sequence MILINNEMPVLGMGTFRLEGDVAYNSVKMALELGYRHIDTAQIYGNEAEVGQAIADSGVKRSELFITTKVWNSNLNPHSFQKSVRESLKKLQTDYLDLLLIHWPAPENNEPMKVYLTELAKAKNEKLAKHIGVSNFTIALMEEALKTLPASQIFTNQVEVHPYLTNEKLRAYCEAQNIHTTGYMPFAVGKVLKDKTIVDIANNKGCTPAEVVIAWSLSNGLSTIPSSTKRSNLLTNLAGQSLKLSSEELNAINKLDRKERQANPDFSPQWDI